A stretch of the Malus domestica chromosome 08, GDT2T_hap1 genome encodes the following:
- the LOC139198029 gene encoding putative disease resistance RPP13-like protein 1, whose amino-acid sequence MAELVGGAFLSSFLSVLFDRMASRPVVDFISGKKNNNELLMRELKIKLLTANKLVDDAEEKQMTSPTVRKWLDDLKDAIYCVGELLDEINTEALRRRLEGDDNHSPAASSSASRIMRSVFKSSSPSDEFHNSLESKISNILRVLDLILNEKDVLGLKEGSPDRPQERTRQTTSRFDESGVFGREKDRETILEALRSDHPTGPRIGVLPIVGMGGIGKSTLAQLVYKDVKVDFGVQAWVWVGQEFDILQIAQTIYGKITDQTCGITDLDLLSEKLEAILTGKKFLFVLDDVWSEDYLRWNDLMAHFNRCGVHGSRIIVTTRLRRVASITGTLSAHYLMEISEDDSWLLFAKHAFTDASVITAHPYLEVIGRQIVKKCQGLPLAIKSLGGLLHSVLNPKQWENILKSDLWELSNDKVLPALWLSYHYLPPHLKRCFAYCAIYPKGYEFQSSKLFLLWMAEDLLQPHEKEVLEDVGSHYCDILLSRSFFQHSVNEYGQSCFTMHDLINDLAKFVSGEFCLRLGDDHRTVNRNICRTRHVSFMGFGNQSIQNFEELYEAKHLHTFLQLRSASPSVGFNASHKLMLRNKLVDLLPVLRCVRVLNLSTSSIVELPSSVGNLKQLRYLDVSYTSLRELPETVCTLYNLQTILLSCCFQLTQLPTELGRLINLRHLSIRNTNIKKMPAGMCNLKNLQTLSDFVVEKQTGQSTGELKELQHLRKRLAISGVGNIHHEGNGLEADIMSNKEYLDKLVLRWGRGDAYFLRWGRGDDDDTSDHGPENDREVLNNLRPHTNLKQLEIKSYGGLRFPGWLGDPYFSKLFCIRLTDCKHCCLLPALGQLPSLKKLCVEGLKNVVEIGSEFYGNDTCGITPFRSLEQLAFRNMLECEKWSYYDGSIGNTSIMFPNLRRLELKLCPKLTEMLPLEKLPRLERVGLWALKSFSGSLSHVESICPTFLSLTDLHIGGCPNFVCFPAGGMDAPKLEYLHINGCEKLRSLPQQMHTLLPSLQNLMVIGCPEVESFPQGGLASNIQDLSFQCCTKLAANRSLWGLTRLNSLRHLKIRFSEEGGEEMGCSFPEEGLLPATLTRLSIYNLPNLRTIQGKVLRQLTSLEVFTIHQCPELQGFPEEAPKSLKSLTIWECRNLGSLPGEWLPKSLSGLKIQRCPLLEERFRRETGEDWPKIAHIANIDIECS is encoded by the coding sequence ATGGCTGAGTTGGTGGGCGgagcttttctctcttcttttctctctGTTTTGTTCGACCGGATGGCTTCCCGTCCCGTCGTCGACTTCATATCtggaaagaaaaacaacaacGAGCTGCTCATGAGGGAGTTGAAGATCAAGCTGCTCACTGCTAACAAGCTGGTCGATGATGCCGAGGAGAAGCAGATGACAAGCCCGACCGTGAGGAAGTGGCTCGACGATCTCAAAGATGCTATCTACTGCGTAGGAGAGTTGCTGGACGAGATCAACACTGAAGCTCTTCGACGTCGGCTGGAAGGTGACGATAACCATTCTCCTGCAGCTAGCAGCAGCGCAAGCCGGATCATGAGATCAGTATTCAAGTCTTCTTCTCCGTCCGATGAATTTCACAACTCTCTCGAATCGAAGATATCAAACATTCTGCGCGTGTTAGACCTCATTCTCAATGAAAAAGATGTTCTTGGTCTGAAAGAAGGTTCTCCAGATAGACCCCAAGAAAGAACTCGTCAAACTACTTCTCGATTCGATGAGTCTGGCGTCTTCGGAAGGGAAAAGGACAGAGAAACGATCCTTGAAGCGTTACGTTCGGATCATCCGACTGGCCCTAGGATAGGAGTCCTTCCCATTGTGGGCATGGGAGGGATCGGAAAGTCCACCCTTGCTCAACTGGTGTACAAAGATGTAAAGGTTGACTTTGGCGTCCAAGCATGGGTTTGGGTCGGACAAGAATTTGATATTCTTCAAATAGCACAAACAATATATGGGAAGATCACGGATCAAACTTGCGGGATCACAGATCTGGATCTGCTTTCTGAAAAATTGGAGGCGATTTTGACAGGAAAGAAGTTCCTCTTCGTTCTTGATGATGTCTGGAGTGAGGATTATCTTCGTTGGAATGACTTGATGGCTCACTTCAATCGCTGCGGAGTACATGGAAGTAGGATCATTGTTACAACACGCCTCCGACGTGTTGCATCTATCACCGGCACTCTTTCAGCACATTATCTGATGGAGATATCCGAGGACGATTCTTGGTTATTATTTGCAAAGCATGCCTTCACGGATGCCAGTGTTATTACTGCACATCCGTATCTTGAAGTCATTGGAAGGCAAATTGTGAAGAAGTGTCAAGGCCTTCCTTTAGCTATAAAATCATTGGGGGGCCTCTTACACTCTGTTTTGAATCCAAAGCAATGGGAAAACATATTGAAGAGTGACTTATGGGAGTTGTCAAACGATAAGGTTTTGCCGGCTCTATGGTTAAGTTACCATTATCTGCCTCCGCATCTCAAGCGTTGTTTTGCTTACTGTGCAATATATCCTAAAGGTTATGAATTTCAATCTTCAAAGTTATTCTTGTTGTGGATGGCTGAAGACCTCTTACAACCCCATGAGAAGGAGGTATTGGAAGATGTTGGAAGTCACTACTGCGATATTCTATTATCAAGGTCTTTCTTTCAACATTCAGTAAACGAGTATGGTCAGTCATGTTTCACCATGCATGACCTTATCAATGATTTAGCAAAGTTTGTATCTGGAGAGTTTTGTTTGAGATTGGGGGACGACCATCGGACAGTCAATAGAAATATATGCAGAACTCGCCATGTTTCTTTCATGGGGTTTGGCAATCAAAGCATTCAGAACTTTGAGGAGCTATATGAGGCTAAGCATTTGCACACCTTTCTACAACTACGTTCAGCAAGTCCCTCAGTAGGTTTTAATGCCAGCCATAAGTTGATGCTGAGAAACAAACTTGTAGATCTATTGCCAGTTCTACGATGTGTAAGAGTGCTCAACTTATCAACAAGCAGTATTGTTGAGTTGCCTAGCTCAGTTGGCAACTTAAAACAATTAAGGTATTTGGACGTGTCTTACACTTCACTAAGAGAATTACCTGAGACGGTGTGCACCTTGTACAATTTACAGACCATATTGTTGTCCTGTTGTTTTCAACTTACTCAACTACCAACTGAACTGGGGAGACTAATCAACTTGCGCCATCTCAGTATCAGAAACACAAATATCAAAAAGATGCCTGCAGGGATGTGTAATTTGAAAAATCTCCAAACATTAAGCGATTTTGTGGTGGAAAAACAAACAGGTCAAAGCACTGGAGAGTTAAAAGAGCTTCAGCATTTGCGCAAAAGACTTGCGATCTCAGGAGTTGGTAACATTCACCATGAGGGAAATGGTTTGGAAGCAGATATCATGAGCAACAAGGAGTATCTGGACAAACTTGTTTTGAGATGGGGAAGAGGTGATGCATACTTTCTGAGATGGGGAagaggtgatgatgatgataccAGTGATCATGGTCCAGAAAATGACAGAGAAGTGCTCAACAACCTCCGGCCGCATACAAACCTCAAACAACTTGAGATTAAATCTTATGGGGGTTTAAGATTTCCAGGTTGGTTAGGAGATCCATATTTCTCTAAACTATTTTGTATTCGACTTACAGATTGCAAACATTGCTGCTTATTGCCAGCACTTGGGCAATTACCTTCCCTCAAGAAGCTTTGTGTTGAAGGGCTGAAGAACGTGGTGGAGATTGGTAGTGAGTTTTACGGTAATGACACTTGTGGGATTACTCCATTTAGATCTCTAGAACAATTGGCCTTCAGAAATATGTTGGAGTGCGAAAAGTGGTCATATTATGATGGAAGCATAGGCAACACCTCAATAATGTTTCCTAATCTTCGTCGGCTTGAACTGAAACTTTGTCCCAAGCTGACCGAGATGTTACCGTTGGAGAAGCTGCCAAGGCTTGAAAGGGTAGGGTTGTGGGCGCTGAAATCGTTCAGTGGTTCACTTTCACATGTGGAATCGATATGCCCTACATTCCTCTCCCTCACTGACTTGCACATTGGAGGATGCCCAAATTTTGTATGTTTTCCAGCTGGAGGGATGGATGCGCCCAAATTGGAGTATCTGCATATCAATGGATGCGAGAAATTGAGGTCATTGCCACAACAAATGCATACCCTTCTACCGTCTCTTCAGAATTTGATGGTAATTGGGTGTCCAGAAGTGGAATCATTTCCTCAAGGAGGGTTGGCGTCAAATATACAAGACCTTTCTTTTCAGTGTTGTACAAAACTCGCTGCAAATCGCTCACTGTGGGGTTTAACAAGACTCAACTCTCTTAGACATTTGAAAATCAGATTCAGTGAAGAAGGTGGAGAAGAAATGGGGTGTTCGTTTCCGGAAGAGGGTTTACTGCCCGCCACTCTCACTCGTCTCTCCATCTACAATCTTCCGAATCTTAGAACCATCCAAGGCAAGGTTTTGAGACAACTCACCTCTCTTGAAGTTTTCACGATACACCAATGCCCTGAGCTCCAGGGCTTTCCAGAAGAAGCGCCCAAATCTCTGAAAAGCTTGACTATTTGGGAGTGCCGTAATCTCGGGAGCTTGCCAGGAGAATGGCTTCCCAAATCTCTTTCTGGACTGAAAATCCAGCGGTGTCCGCTGCTAGAAGAACGATTCCGAAGAGAGACAGGGGAAGATTGGCCCAAGATTGCTCACATCGCCAACATAGATATAGaatgttcttga